One stretch of Leptospira mtsangambouensis DNA includes these proteins:
- the leuS gene encoding leucine--tRNA ligase, with translation MNYPFQDIEQKWQKHWDDHQTFRTNAHSTKPKYYCLDMFPYPSGAGLHVGHPEGYTATDIISRLKRMEGFEVLHPMGWDAFGLPAERYAMTTGVHPRTTTKNNIDTFRRQIKSLGLSYDWEREISTTHPDYYRWTQWIFLQIYNSYFDRKLNKAVPIVELIQTFEREGSSFFEGKELPKGVQFSASDWKSKSRKEKEDILSHFRLVYEANIPVNWCEALGTVLANEEVEEWTSKGYSVERKPMRQYMMRITAYAERLLNDLSLCEWPTSTLEMQRNWIGKSEGLELSFPVPHLSKDITVYTTRPDTIFGATYLVLAPEHPLVKELTTAEQKSAVEKYQKDCSLKSDLERTELNKDKTGVFTGSYASLPTDPSIKVPIYISDYVLISYGTGAIMAVPAHDQRDYDFAVKFQLPIKQVIDGKMEPNLAFDSKDSVCINSSSAEVKLDGKSYKDAFQTMTTWAEGKGIGRKKIQFKLRDWLFARQRYWGEPIPLVHFADGTPKALSDSELPLVLPDLEEFKPSGTGESPLALAKDWLVYTDPVTGEVGKRETNTMPQWAGSCYYYLRYIDPRNNEKLIDPELEKAWMPVEVYVGGAEHAVLHLLYSRFWHKILFDLGHVSSPEPFQKLVHQGLILGEDKGKMSKSRGNVVNPDDVVSEFGADTLRLFEMFMGPFEMSKPWSKNGVDGVFRFLNRVWRLFHSGENESFFVEDIEPNEAELKTLHRTIKKVKDDIDHFSFNTAVSQMMIFINEFTSNPRKPKKVLEPFVLALSPFAPHLAEELWAKLGYKESLAYHPYPKWDDKYLVDANITIVVQVNGKMRGEFLAPRDIEEKEVLTLAKAVEKAKPFWEGKEIKKEIYVKGKLVNIVVAG, from the coding sequence ATGAATTATCCATTCCAAGATATTGAACAAAAATGGCAAAAACACTGGGACGACCACCAGACCTTTCGCACAAACGCACACTCAACCAAACCTAAATACTATTGTTTAGACATGTTTCCCTACCCAAGTGGTGCTGGCCTTCACGTAGGCCACCCTGAGGGATACACAGCCACCGACATCATTTCTAGACTCAAACGAATGGAAGGATTTGAAGTCCTCCATCCGATGGGTTGGGACGCCTTTGGTCTACCCGCAGAACGATATGCGATGACGACTGGTGTCCACCCTCGCACCACTACAAAGAACAATATTGATACTTTCCGCCGCCAAATCAAAAGCCTTGGGCTTTCGTATGACTGGGAAAGAGAAATCTCCACCACTCATCCCGACTATTACCGTTGGACCCAGTGGATTTTCTTGCAAATCTACAATTCCTACTTTGACAGAAAGTTAAACAAAGCCGTCCCCATTGTTGAACTGATCCAAACCTTCGAAAGAGAAGGATCTAGTTTTTTTGAAGGAAAAGAACTCCCGAAAGGAGTGCAGTTTTCTGCTTCTGATTGGAAATCAAAGTCCCGCAAAGAAAAAGAAGACATTCTATCTCACTTCCGATTGGTGTATGAAGCCAATATCCCTGTCAACTGGTGTGAGGCACTTGGAACCGTTCTTGCCAATGAAGAAGTGGAAGAATGGACCTCCAAAGGGTATTCTGTGGAAAGAAAACCCATGCGCCAATACATGATGCGCATCACAGCTTACGCCGAACGCCTATTAAACGATCTTTCTCTTTGTGAATGGCCGACTTCTACTTTGGAAATGCAAAGAAACTGGATTGGAAAATCCGAAGGATTGGAACTGAGTTTCCCTGTTCCTCACTTATCCAAAGACATCACCGTTTATACAACAAGACCTGATACCATTTTTGGTGCTACTTACCTTGTCCTTGCTCCAGAACATCCTTTGGTAAAAGAACTCACCACGGCAGAGCAAAAATCAGCAGTCGAAAAATACCAAAAAGATTGTTCTTTAAAAAGTGATTTGGAAAGAACTGAACTGAATAAAGATAAAACCGGAGTTTTTACAGGATCTTATGCAAGTTTGCCTACGGATCCATCTATAAAAGTTCCTATTTATATTTCCGATTATGTTTTAATCTCTTATGGAACTGGTGCCATTATGGCCGTTCCTGCTCACGACCAAAGAGACTATGACTTTGCCGTGAAGTTCCAACTTCCGATCAAACAAGTCATCGATGGAAAAATGGAACCAAACCTTGCTTTTGATTCGAAAGACTCTGTTTGTATCAACTCTTCTTCCGCAGAAGTTAAGTTAGATGGTAAATCTTACAAAGATGCCTTCCAAACAATGACGACTTGGGCCGAAGGAAAAGGAATTGGTCGCAAAAAAATCCAATTCAAACTCAGAGATTGGTTATTTGCCAGACAAAGGTATTGGGGTGAACCCATTCCTCTTGTTCACTTTGCCGATGGAACTCCGAAAGCTCTTTCTGATTCTGAACTTCCTTTAGTTTTGCCAGACCTAGAAGAATTCAAACCTTCGGGAACTGGTGAATCTCCTCTTGCCTTAGCAAAAGATTGGCTTGTGTATACTGATCCAGTCACAGGCGAAGTGGGAAAAAGAGAAACCAATACCATGCCGCAGTGGGCAGGCTCTTGTTATTATTATCTTCGTTATATCGATCCAAGAAACAACGAGAAACTCATTGATCCAGAACTCGAAAAAGCTTGGATGCCAGTCGAAGTGTATGTGGGTGGGGCAGAACATGCCGTACTACACTTGTTATACTCTAGATTCTGGCATAAAATTCTTTTTGATTTGGGTCACGTTTCTTCTCCAGAACCTTTCCAAAAATTGGTCCACCAAGGCCTCATTCTTGGAGAAGACAAAGGGAAAATGTCCAAGTCGCGTGGAAACGTAGTCAATCCGGATGATGTGGTTTCTGAATTTGGTGCCGACACACTTCGCCTTTTTGAAATGTTTATGGGTCCGTTTGAGATGTCCAAACCTTGGAGTAAAAACGGAGTGGATGGGGTCTTTCGATTCTTAAATCGAGTTTGGAGACTCTTTCATTCTGGTGAAAACGAATCCTTCTTTGTAGAAGATATCGAACCAAACGAAGCAGAACTCAAAACCCTTCATCGTACAATCAAAAAAGTAAAAGACGATATCGATCACTTCTCATTCAACACAGCTGTATCGCAAATGATGATCTTCATCAATGAGTTCACAAGTAATCCAAGAAAACCAAAAAAAGTATTGGAACCTTTTGTTCTCGCACTCTCCCCTTTTGCACCTCATTTAGCAGAGGAACTTTGGGCCAAACTTGGTTATAAAGAATCCCTAGCTTACCATCCATATCCAAAATGGGATGATAAGTATTTGGTGGATGCCAATATTACGATTGTAGTGCAGGTGAATGGAAAGATGCGAGGAGAGTTTCTTGCCCCTCGTGACATAGAGGAAAAAGAAGTTTTGACTCTTGCCAAAGCCGTGGAAAAAGCAAAACCATTCTGGGAAGGCAAAGAAATCAAAAAAGAAATCTATGTAAAAGGAAAACTCGTCAATATCGTTGTGGCTGGGTGA
- a CDS encoding ABC transporter permease gives MKVSLFRFYLKRELFSRFRYSLLIVVSITLGVGSVIGIHSYKDNTANAIKKEAKSIMGADIALQSPQEITKTAEKLVETSLPKGSETSASIQFLSMISNESGEENSLSFIKAVETNYPFYGEMKTEPESAYRNLKPNQVLLDKSLVENLKLKLGDRVRLGDSLLVLAGVVVKEPGAVGSFVGSAPGSIILRDTANRTGLVQRGSRIRYTIYAKFPETVDSLGWKDKEFEALIKEDLTIYHNTEVNSGSQQFIKNTFDYMALLALAGFFLGAISVYTAVRTRLLEKRNEIAILMCLGAKPNVILLLVFAEIFILSILGTTLGLVLGYGIQSVLPDISGLMSVETGIAFGLSFSSLLWSMVLGVVLPLLISIPLVLETRSVKPLAALKEVESQTSGKLSTSKWQFGSFLLIYLLFTSLAVLETESIFKGILFTLVLLTLPILVYGLYILFGLLITKISKLGWLSKEWSLVTKKVTRKSGALRLSIIGLGSALFILTLSLILQESLLELSGAREIERRPNMFLLDIRETQKDDLLTAIKIFPVEKQYLAPVIGARLSKVNGEPIKKEDTIKNAMDRNWRATARTREYFLSYRDDLYDTEEVTKGSWWDESGRNEISVERDFAGYLQAGVGDELTFNVQGREVSGKISNLRSVNWADMKPNFVVLFSKGILEKAPRFYIVSLLIDSSENRYQLQKVIVNRFPNITVIDTEKTIQAFMGILEKVTQMMALMTAFILAASFVLVFTTLYASQSERKREFALLRVIGANSRFMVKHFLREALLVSIISFLLGLVYSIVSNEVLNRSVLQLRSVYPYGQLVFVFLGICFVTVSLYTLGLFSFFRMPTKTVLKEIK, from the coding sequence ATGAAAGTTTCCCTTTTTCGTTTTTACTTAAAACGTGAGCTTTTCTCTCGGTTTCGGTATTCTTTACTCATTGTTGTGTCTATCACCCTTGGTGTGGGTTCTGTAATTGGAATCCATTCCTACAAAGACAATACGGCAAATGCCATTAAAAAAGAGGCAAAATCGATAATGGGGGCCGATATCGCCCTGCAATCCCCCCAAGAAATCACAAAAACAGCAGAAAAATTGGTCGAAACAAGCCTACCCAAGGGCTCAGAAACCAGTGCTTCCATCCAGTTTTTATCCATGATTTCCAATGAATCGGGGGAAGAAAACTCCCTTAGTTTCATCAAAGCGGTCGAAACCAATTACCCTTTCTATGGGGAAATGAAAACCGAACCGGAATCAGCGTATCGCAATTTAAAACCAAACCAAGTTCTACTCGATAAATCTCTCGTGGAAAATCTCAAGCTGAAACTGGGGGACCGTGTTCGTTTGGGTGATAGTTTACTCGTGTTAGCTGGTGTTGTGGTAAAAGAACCGGGTGCTGTGGGTTCCTTTGTGGGATCGGCTCCAGGTTCTATCATTTTGAGAGATACGGCAAACAGGACAGGGCTTGTCCAACGAGGAAGTCGCATTCGTTATACCATTTATGCAAAATTTCCGGAAACTGTTGATAGTTTGGGTTGGAAGGACAAAGAGTTTGAAGCTCTCATCAAAGAAGATTTAACCATCTATCACAATACAGAAGTCAATTCGGGATCCCAACAGTTTATCAAAAACACTTTTGATTATATGGCACTCCTAGCTCTTGCGGGCTTTTTTTTAGGAGCCATTTCTGTTTATACAGCCGTTCGCACTCGGTTACTCGAAAAACGAAATGAAATTGCGATCTTAATGTGTCTTGGTGCCAAACCGAATGTAATTTTACTTTTGGTTTTTGCTGAAATATTCATTTTATCAATACTAGGAACCACTCTTGGTCTTGTCCTTGGGTATGGGATCCAATCGGTATTACCTGATATCAGTGGTCTGATGTCAGTAGAAACTGGCATTGCCTTTGGCCTTTCTTTTTCTTCTCTTTTATGGAGTATGGTGCTTGGTGTGGTGTTACCACTTCTTATCTCTATTCCCCTTGTATTAGAAACAAGATCTGTCAAACCTTTGGCAGCATTAAAAGAAGTGGAATCACAAACCAGTGGAAAACTTTCCACATCCAAATGGCAATTTGGATCTTTCCTTTTGATTTATCTTTTGTTTACCAGTCTTGCCGTGCTCGAAACAGAAAGTATCTTTAAAGGAATTTTGTTTACATTGGTTTTATTAACCTTACCTATTCTTGTGTACGGATTGTACATTTTGTTTGGGCTACTCATCACAAAAATTTCTAAATTGGGATGGTTATCCAAAGAATGGAGCCTTGTGACAAAAAAAGTCACTCGTAAATCGGGAGCTTTACGGCTTTCCATCATTGGACTTGGATCGGCACTCTTCATCCTCACCTTATCACTCATCTTACAAGAGAGTTTACTCGAACTGAGTGGGGCCCGCGAGATCGAACGTAGACCCAATATGTTTCTATTGGACATCCGAGAAACTCAGAAAGATGATCTTCTAACGGCCATTAAAATCTTTCCTGTAGAAAAACAATATTTGGCTCCTGTGATTGGAGCAAGACTTTCCAAAGTGAATGGGGAACCCATCAAAAAAGAAGATACCATCAAAAACGCAATGGATCGCAACTGGCGGGCTACTGCAAGAACCCGGGAATATTTTTTATCTTACCGGGATGATTTGTATGATACCGAAGAGGTGACCAAAGGATCGTGGTGGGACGAATCGGGGCGCAATGAAATCTCCGTAGAACGAGATTTTGCTGGGTATTTGCAGGCGGGAGTGGGGGATGAACTTACTTTCAATGTCCAAGGCCGTGAAGTTTCGGGAAAAATTTCTAACCTTCGTTCAGTGAACTGGGCCGATATGAAACCAAACTTTGTGGTTCTATTTTCCAAAGGGATTTTGGAGAAGGCTCCTCGGTTTTATATCGTTTCCTTACTCATTGATTCTAGTGAAAACAGATACCAATTGCAGAAGGTCATAGTGAACCGATTTCCCAATATCACCGTGATTGATACGGAAAAAACAATCCAAGCCTTTATGGGAATTTTGGAAAAGGTGACACAGATGATGGCTCTTATGACTGCTTTTATCTTAGCAGCATCCTTTGTTCTCGTATTTACAACCTTATATGCGAGCCAATCGGAAAGAAAACGGGAATTTGCTTTGTTACGAGTGATTGGTGCGAACAGCCGCTTTATGGTAAAACATTTTCTACGAGAAGCATTGCTGGTTTCTATAATTTCCTTTCTACTGGGACTTGTTTATTCCATTGTTTCCAACGAGGTTTTAAACCGTTCGGTATTACAACTAAGAAGTGTCTATCCTTACGGACAATTGGTGTTTGTGTTTTTAGGAATTTGTTTTGTTACGGTGAGTTTGTATACGTTAGGACTATTTAGTTTCTTTCGCATGCCAACGAAGACGGTTCTTAAGGAAATTAAATAA
- a CDS encoding ABC transporter ATP-binding protein, with product MLEFKNVFKSFHNESETIDVLKNISFRIETGEFVAIIGPSGSGKSTLLGVAAGLDKPDTGVVALDGTDLTKENESNLADLRADKIGFIFQNFQLLPGLNAIENVGIPLYLKSSLTEAEILKKSEKILESVAMSHRATHFPKQLSGGEEQRIAIARSFVNDPKVIFADEPTANLDFKNSKTVLDLLLYRNKEQGTTLVVVTHDPDVAKLADRVLEMKDGEIISDSRNKNNSKKSSSQKLIAKKTTKQKKTTGLVKKVSR from the coding sequence GTGTTGGAATTTAAAAATGTGTTCAAATCATTTCACAATGAATCGGAAACGATTGATGTGTTGAAAAATATTTCATTTCGCATTGAAACGGGTGAATTTGTAGCGATTATAGGCCCATCAGGATCTGGTAAATCAACTCTTCTTGGTGTAGCGGCCGGTCTAGATAAACCAGATACAGGGGTTGTGGCACTAGATGGAACCGATCTCACAAAGGAAAATGAATCAAATCTTGCTGATTTACGTGCAGACAAAATTGGTTTTATCTTTCAAAACTTCCAATTACTCCCTGGTCTCAATGCCATTGAGAATGTAGGGATTCCGTTGTACTTAAAATCTTCACTGACTGAAGCAGAGATTTTAAAAAAATCAGAAAAAATTTTAGAATCAGTTGCTATGTCTCACAGAGCGACACATTTCCCAAAACAGTTGTCAGGTGGTGAAGAACAAAGAATTGCCATTGCAAGAAGTTTTGTAAACGATCCAAAAGTAATTTTTGCAGATGAACCAACTGCCAATTTAGATTTTAAAAATAGTAAAACTGTTTTAGATCTTTTGCTATATAGAAACAAAGAACAAGGAACCACTCTTGTTGTGGTCACTCATGATCCCGATGTGGCAAAGCTGGCAGACCGTGTTTTGGAGATGAAAGATGGGGAAATTATTTCGGATTCTCGCAATAAAAATAATTCAAAGAAGAGTTCTTCCCAAAAATTGATCGCAAAAAAGACCACCAAACAAAAGAAAACGACAGGCCTTGTTAAGAAGGTTAGTAGATGA